DNA from Candidatus Eremiobacteraceae bacterium:
TGTTCGACTCGGTCCATACGCGCGGCTGGATGCCACGCTGGATCGCAGCATTTTCCGCCGGCAGCCCGAACGCGTCCCAACCCATCGGGTGGAGCACGTTGAATCCGCGCATGCGGAGGAAGCGCCCGATGACGTCGCCGAGCGTGTAGTTGCGCGCGTGGCCGACGTGAAGATCGCCGCTCGGATACGGCAGCATCTCGAGCAAGTAGAATTTAGGCTTGTCGGCGCGCTCGACCGCCCGGTTCTGGCCGCTGTCCTCCCACGCGCGCTGCCACTTCGGCTCGATCGTCCGAGGTTCGTACGGCGGGATCTCCTTCGATGCCATAGGTCGGCTGTTACAATGCGCCCCGGCAGTTGCCCTTGACGCGATGATGACGGCAAGGGAGTCTAGCGGCATGGAACGCTTCAAGCCGTACGCGCGGTGGGCCGCGGTCATCGCCGGTGCCGTCGCTCTCGCTTTTGCGTACTTCGCGCCGCACCGGACAGACTCGGTCGTCGTCGCCGACGACTCGCCGCCGCCGCCGCAAGCGATCGCCTCCGCGGAAGTCGCCGCGACTGCATCCCCTTCGCCGGGCGAAATCGCGGTCTACGTCTGCGGGGCGATCCGCCACGTCGGCGTCTTCCGATTGTCGCCTGGTTCGCGAGTCGTCGACGCGGTCGCTCAAGCCGGCGGTCTCGCTGGCGATGCCGATCCGGAGGCGATCAATCTCGCCGAGCCGCTCGTCGACGGCATGAAGATCGACGTGCCGAAGAAGGGCGCGCGTCCTTCGACCTATTCATTCGGCGGCGGTGGCGCGACTTACGACCTTGCGTCGACCGGCGCAAGCGCGACGGGTTCGAGTTCGCACCGCTCGACGCACCACCGAAGCAGCGGCCGCTCCGGTGCGGCGAAACTCCAGCCGGGTGAGACGGTCGACGTCAATACGGCCGGCGAGAGCGAGCTCGAACGGCTGCCTGGAGTCGGCCCGAGCCTCGCGCGCCGGATAATCGAGTACCGCGAGGCGAATGGCCTCTTCGGAACGCCGGATGATCTCCAGAACGTCTCCGGCATCGGGCCGAGCAAGTACGCCAAGATGGAAGCCTTCGTCCGCGTCTGAAGACATCCGAGACGCGCGCTAGCGCGTATCTACGGGCGGAGGTACGGCTCATGTCAAGATCGCTCGCCCTTGCCGCCCTGTGCTCGCTCTTCTTATCTCCTCCGACCGGCGCCCAGGCTTCTACCACTAACCTCGACACCGTCTTGTCGTCGCACGACTGGCTCAACGGTCACGTGAGCGAGTCCGATGTCCGAGGCAAGGTCGTCCTCGTCGATTTCTACACGTTCGAGTGCATCAATTGCCAGCACGTCGAACCGAACTTGCGCAAGCTCTATCGCGACACTCGGCGTGACGACCTCGTCGTCATCAGCGTCCACAGCCCGGAGACGCCGTTCGAACGCGATCGTTCGAACCTAAAGGCTTCGATCGCCTCGCAAGGCATCGCGTGGCCGGTCGTCGTCGACAACGGCTTTGCTGTTTGGAATGCGTACGGTGTGTCAGCATGGCCGACGCAGCTCATCTTCGACCGACACGGCGAACTCGTCAAGACGATCGTCGGGGAAGGTCAGGACGACGATGTGAACAGCACCGTCCGCGAACTCATCGCCCAGAAGTAGTAGGCCGAGCGAAGCTCGGCTATTTTTCCGTTAGATCCCGGCGAACCACTCGTAGCCCTGGTCCTCCCAGTAGCCGCCGTTTCCGAGCATCCCGCCAAGCCCTGCGACGACTTCGATGCGCTGAACGTACTTCGCGCTCTTGTAGCCGAGCTGCGTCGGCACTTTGAGTCTGATCGGCGCGCCGTTCTCGACCGGGATCGGCTTGTCGTTGAGGTCGTACGCAAGCAGCGCTTGCGGGTGCGCGGCCTGACGCATGTCGAGCGACTCGTAGTACGCCTCGCCCGCGCCATCTTGATCCATGCAATGAAAGACGACGTAGCGCGCTTTCGACTGCGGCGAGCTCTCGGAGAGGACGTCGCGCAGCAGCACGCCGGTCCACTTCCCGATGACGCTCCATCCCTCGACGCAATCGTGGCGCGTCACTTGCGCGACGCGCGGGAATGAACGGCGCAGCGTGTCGAGGTCGTACGATTTCGGCGTGTCGACAAGGCCCGTGACGAACAGCCGGTAGCCATGCCACGCTCTACGGCTCCACGCGACGTAGTCGGGCGTCGATGGCGGATCGAACCCGTTCTGGCGAAAGACGGGCGAGATCGCCGATTCTGCGTACTCGCGCGCCATCGGCTGACCCGCCCCGAGCAGCGCAAGGTCGAGACGCTCGGGCAGCTCGAGCACGCGATGGAAGCTCGCATTCTCGGTGAGGTTCGTCGCGATACCCGCGCAACCGGCGAGCGTCGTCGTTCCGACGAGCGCGAGAAATCCGGCGCGATGCATTTTTCTCACGACGATCCCTCTTCGGTTGGCGGGGTTGGCGGCGGTTCGTCGTTCGGCGGCGTTTCTGCGACGGGCGGGGCTGCCGATGCCGGCGCGCTGACCGACGCGGTGCTGAACGCCAGCTCGGGCTCGACGACGAACCAGCCGGTGATCATCGATCGTAGGTTGTTCCAAACGCCCGTGAGCGCGACCATCGAGATGTGCACGACGAAGAACGCCATGAGGGCGATCATGCCGCCGAAGTGCCAGATGCGAGCGAATTGTCTCCCGCCGAACATCGCCGGCAGCCACGGCGCCCATGAGTCGACCGACGGTCCGAGGGCGAGGCCGGAAAGAATGATGATCGGTGCGACGATGAAGACGACGCCGAAGTACGACAGCTTTTGCATCGGGTTGAGATGCGCGCGCGGTTTGACGCGCCAAGGCAAGAGATGCGCTTTCAGCGCGGCCGGCAATGCTCGTAAGTCGGCGAGCGTCGGTCGCAGATCGAACGCCCACCTCGCGTAAAGGACGGCGCAGATGACGAAGACCCAGGCGAAGAACAGATGCCATCTGCGGCCGTCCGCGAGGTCTTGATACGCGGGAATCGTCGCCCACGACGGAAACGCGCGGACGGTTTCTACGCCCTGACCGTCCGGCCCGTAGCCGAGGACGTGCGTCGTATAGAACCGCCGGCCGCCCACTTGCACCCAGCCTTCAGGGCTATCCATATCCGCGGAACCGGTGATGGACAACACCGGGCTTTGAAAAGTCGAGGCGTCGGACGCGTACAGTGCGGGATGCGCGTTGAATATCTGCATGCCGCTCATCGCGAGCACGAACAGCGCGAGCGCGCTCACCCAGTGCGTGAGCCGCACGACGATGGGATGACGGTATATCTTTTGCTTCATGGGTGCCATCGCGGTCGTCCGTCCATCAGAAAGCTATACGTCCGGCAGCGGTTCCCGGATGCCTAGTTGCGGGCTCGCCGTTTTCGCTTCCCAAGCCGCTTGACGGAGACGTTGAGCTTCTTGACCGCCGAATTGACATGCGATTTGACGATGCCGCGCACGATCGATTCGACCTCGCGCCGCTCCGGATACGTCCCCATGTATGGAAGCACGCCGAGCACGACGCCGCACGACGTACATGCGACGGTCGTCACGCGCAGCGTGCCGCCGGCACGCTCTTCGCGCGCGCGAAACGGCACCGCTTTGAGACAATGCGGGCACTTCCGCTTGAAGATCTCCATGCGATGGTTTTCAAGGAGCGCATAGCGGAACCCCCGTCGCGCACAGCGAACGACTAAGCCCCAGTGGCCGACGCAATGCACGGTTTCAGCGCTCGCGAGTTGCGGACGCTCCGAAGCCTGAAGACGCCAGCTGGGGTCCAGCGGCTGCTGAACGCGCTGAGCTACCACGACGCCGATACTGCGTGGTCTCCGCGTCGCGTCTTGCGCGAAGGCACCGGACACTGCCTCGAGGGCGGCATTCTCGCGGCAGCGGCTCTACGGGCGATCGGGCACCCGCCGCTCATCCTCGACCTCGAAGGCGAAAAAGACGACGACCACATCATCGCCGTCTATCGCGAGCGCGGCCACTGGGGCGCGGTCTCGAAGTCGCACTTCAACGGGCTGCGCGAGCGGCCGCCCATCTTCCGGACGCTCCGCGAGCTCGCGCTCACATACTTCGAGGACTACTACAACGGGCGCGGCGAGCGGACGCTGCGCAGATATTCGCGCCCGATCGACCTATCGCGCTTCGATCATCTCGATTGGATGACGACCGAACGCCCGATCTGGTTCGTGCCGCGCTATCTCGTCGAAGAGGCAAAGCACATCCCGCTCATTTCGCGGGCGCAAGCGAAATCGCTCGTCCGCCTCGACCGCTTGTCTATCCAGGCCGGCCTCATCGGCTACGACCACTCGCACATGTTCGCGAACGGCAAGTCGATATACGCCGAGCTCGCGCACACCGACCCGCGGACGAACGGTCCCAAACGAAGCGCGACCGCTTCGAAAGACAATGGAGCGGCCGAGCTTTACGCTCGACCGCCGCGGTCTCGCTCGAAGCCGACATAGCGAGCTGCAAGGTCGTCTGCGGTCGACCGTAAAGGTCGACCGCTCCACCTTTGACCAGATCAGCCGCGGAGCGCGGCGACCGCGCGGTCGACGTCTTCATCGGTGTTGTACAAATGGAACGATAGCCGGACACGGCCGGCGCGCACCGACGCGCGGATGCCAGATTCAAGGAGCTTGCGGAAATCCGCGCGCGCATCCATATAGACGATAGGCGAGACGGGTTCCGGCAACGACAAAGCGGAGCAGAATCGCCGAGCCAGCCGCATGTCGTGCGCCTCGATCGAGGCGATGCCGATCTTATCTATGACCCCGAGCGCCGCAGCCGTACCCAACCAAGAGAACCAGGCGGGTGACGTGTCAAGCCGGCGCGCGGTGGTCCGCGAGATCCGGTTTGGCAGACCGAAGAGGTTGCCGTTCGGATCGTCCGTCGCCCACCAACCTGCGTGGAGCGGCCGAATCGAATCGAGTCGATCACGCCGCACCGCCATGAATGCGCTTCCCCGCGGCGAGAGCAGCCACTTGTATGCGTGGCAGACGTAGAAATCTACCTCGCGCGCGCTCGTGTCGAGCCATCCGCACGCCTGCGTGCCGTCGACGCAAAGCATCGATCCCTTCGCGCGACATCGAGCCGCGAGCAGATCGAGATCGATCACAGCGCCGCTGTGCGCTTGGACGTGACTGACCGCGACGATCGCGAACGTGCCGTCGATCGCATCGATCAACTCGTCGAGCGGAACGCTGCGCACCTCGATCCGGCGGTCCTCATGGACCGTCCACGGAAAAAGCGTCGATGCGAAGTCGTTCTCTGCCGTGAGCACGCGTGCGCCGTCCGGCAACGACGCGGCGATGAGCCCGATGAGCTCCGACACGGTTGCGCCGCACGTGACGTCTGATGCGTCGACGTTGACTAGCTTTGCGAAGGTCGCTCGCGCTCGCTCGGTCGCCGCCTCCCAGTCTTCTTCCCCGGTCCGGCCGGTGCGCCAATCGGCGAGCGCCGCGATCATCGCGTCGTGCGCGGGCCGCGGCGGAAGACCGAATGTCGCCGTGTTCAGATAGGTTCCGTTCTGTTCGAAGAGATCCGCATCGAATTCCATGCGCGCCGCATTCCACACGGTGGCGGCCGATGCTTCGATGCGGCTGCAAGAAAGCGAGGCCGCCCGGGTCCGGCGGCCTCGCGCTGGTGTTAGAACGCTCGCGTTAGTGCGGCCGGGACTTGTTGATCTTGATCTTGGGTATCGCGATATGCGCGACGGGCGCCTTCGGCATAATCGACGCCGCCTGCGCCTTGCTCATCACCGTCATTCGCGCGCTAGCGTTGCCGACGGTCGACGCGTAGATGTGGTAGTCGAAGTCGAGCGAACCGCGACCGCCTTGCACTTCACGCACGACGAATCCGGTCGGGCTCTTGCTGGCGACGTACAGGCCACGCGTATCGCCGTCAGGCGTCAACATGACCTGATACGTCCTGCGCGTGTCGATCGCTTGGGCGAACGCCGCATCGAGCTGGACTGTGGCAACCCCTCCCACGAGGTGCGTGGTGCCGTTGTCCTCGATCGTCGGCGACGTCGACTCCGAGGAGAACGCGGTCGCTACGCTGCCGCCGCGCGTGCGCAAGAAGTTGCCGTACCCGCCAGTGATGAACAAGTCACCGGCGCAGTCGACGTACATGAGGTTGTTGCCGTTCTGGTCGGTCGCGACGAACGGAAACCCGGCTCCCGAGTTGCAGTCTGGGGCGCGGCCGATGATGCCGATGTACGACCCCTGGATATCTGCGCCGTTGCCGCCGGAGTTGACGCCGACATAGGGTTCTAGGCCGACACCGCCTGCGTCCGTCTCTGCGATGATCGCCGGGCCCGTGCTCCCGAGGGCGAACAAGGCCGCCGAGTTGCTCTCCGAGATGGCGATCACGCCGACACCCGAACTGCTCGCACCTTCGACACCCCAGAAGCTGCTTGAAAAGCCCTCGACGCCGACGCCGCTCGAACTCTGGCCCTCGACGCCGACGCTGTTGCCGCTGTAGCCAAAGGTGCCAAATGTCGCGCCCGTACCCGTGACGCCTGCGGCGTTCATCGATATGCCGTTGACGCCGTTACCGCCGACCGATTGACCGAGAACGCCGTTGCCGAATTGCGTCGCGGATCCGATGACGCCCGAACCGAACGGCGAACTATTCGTGTTGATGCCCCTGACACCCGGACCGAGGCCGGTGTTCTTATACGTCTGACAGGGCCTCGTGTTCGTGCACTTGATGACGGCGTTCGGATCGACGGCCCCTTGGCCGACGACAGCCGATGCCGGAGAGAGCGCTAGGCCGCCGGCAAGTACGCCCGCCGCACCGACGACGATCGCCGCGCTCATCATCGGGCGCAAAGAAATCGTACGCATTGGTATCTCCTCATTTTCAGGGTGACAGCGCGGCAACGCAAATGGCCAGAAAAGGCCGGCGATCGGCCGGGCTGTTGCCCGCTCTCATACGCCTGCCGCGGTTCATCTCCCGTTCATGGGCCGGCCTGGATTCGAATGCTCTAGTAGAGTGAGGGTGCGCCTGTCAGCGGGTGAGGAGACCTGCGTCTATGACGATCTGCGCGCCGGTGATGTACCGCGCCCGGTCCGACGTGAGGAACAGCACTGCTTCTGCGACGTCGCGCGTCTCGATCCAGGGAACGTCGAGCAAATTGCCGGCCGAGCGTTCGGCAACGGCTCGCGGCGTGAGCCCCTCGAGCGCTGCGAGACCGTCGTTCATCGGCGTGTCGACGCCCGTCGGATGGATCGAGTTGACGCGGATCCCGTAGGGCGCGAGCTCGATCGCCATCGATTTCGTCAAGCCGGTGAGCCCCCACTTCGAAGCGGCGTAGTGGCTCAGCCGATTCATGCCGCGCAAGCCGGCGATCGACGAGTTGTTGATGATGACGCCGCTGCGCCGCTCGATCATCGACGGAACGACATGCTTTGCGACCAACCAGCAGCCTTTGAGGTTGATGTCGAGCATCGCATCCCACTCCGACTCGGTCAGTTCGTGCACGAGGCCGTACGCGCAGATCCCCGCATTGTTGAAGAGCACGTCGATCCGTCCCCACGCGCGAAGCGCGCGCTCGGAGGCATCATGCACCGCGCCTTCGTCGCGCACGTCGGCGGCGACAGCGATGCAGTCGACTCCGAACGCCTCAGTTTCGCGCACGAGCGCGTCGAGGTCCGCCTGGGTACCGAGCGGATAGCCGGGGTTGCTGAGTTGGCGCGCGACATCGAGCGCGAGCACGTTCGCTCCCGCTCGGGCGAACGCGAGCGCCACCGCCCTTCCTTGCCCGTGCGCCGCGCCGGTGATGAAGGCGGTTTGGCCGGCGAACTCCTTCGCGCCGGTCACTTCACGGCGTCCTTCGCAAAAG
Protein-coding regions in this window:
- a CDS encoding cytochrome b/b6 domain-containing protein, with translation MKQKIYRHPIVVRLTHWVSALALFVLAMSGMQIFNAHPALYASDASTFQSPVLSITGSADMDSPEGWVQVGGRRFYTTHVLGYGPDGQGVETVRAFPSWATIPAYQDLADGRRWHLFFAWVFVICAVLYARWAFDLRPTLADLRALPAALKAHLLPWRVKPRAHLNPMQKLSYFGVVFIVAPIIILSGLALGPSVDSWAPWLPAMFGGRQFARIWHFGGMIALMAFFVVHISMVALTGVWNNLRSMITGWFVVEPELAFSTASVSAPASAAPPVAETPPNDEPPPTPPTEEGSS
- a CDS encoding aminotransferase class V-fold PLP-dependent enzyme — protein: MEFDADLFEQNGTYLNTATFGLPPRPAHDAMIAALADWRTGRTGEEDWEAATERARATFAKLVNVDASDVTCGATVSELIGLIAASLPDGARVLTAENDFASTLFPWTVHEDRRIEVRSVPLDELIDAIDGTFAIVAVSHVQAHSGAVIDLDLLAARCRAKGSMLCVDGTQACGWLDTSAREVDFYVCHAYKWLLSPRGSAFMAVRRDRLDSIRPLHAGWWATDDPNGNLFGLPNRISRTTARRLDTSPAWFSWLGTAAALGVIDKIGIASIEAHDMRLARRFCSALSLPEPVSPIVYMDARADFRKLLESGIRASVRAGRVRLSFHLYNTDEDVDRAVAALRG
- a CDS encoding redoxin domain-containing protein; this encodes MSRSLALAALCSLFLSPPTGAQASTTNLDTVLSSHDWLNGHVSESDVRGKVVLVDFYTFECINCQHVEPNLRKLYRDTRRDDLVVISVHSPETPFERDRSNLKASIASQGIAWPVVVDNGFAVWNAYGVSAWPTQLIFDRHGELVKTIVGEGQDDDVNSTVRELIAQK
- a CDS encoding mycofactocin-coupled SDR family oxidoreductase, coding for MTGAKEFAGQTAFITGAAHGQGRAVALAFARAGANVLALDVARQLSNPGYPLGTQADLDALVRETEAFGVDCIAVAADVRDEGAVHDASERALRAWGRIDVLFNNAGICAYGLVHELTESEWDAMLDINLKGCWLVAKHVVPSMIERRSGVIINNSSIAGLRGMNRLSHYAASKWGLTGLTKSMAIELAPYGIRVNSIHPTGVDTPMNDGLAALEGLTPRAVAERSAGNLLDVPWIETRDVAEAVLFLTSDRARYITGAQIVIDAGLLTR
- a CDS encoding molybdopterin-dependent oxidoreductase, encoding MHRAGFLALVGTTTLAGCAGIATNLTENASFHRVLELPERLDLALLGAGQPMAREYAESAISPVFRQNGFDPPSTPDYVAWSRRAWHGYRLFVTGLVDTPKSYDLDTLRRSFPRVAQVTRHDCVEGWSVIGKWTGVLLRDVLSESSPQSKARYVVFHCMDQDGAGEAYYESLDMRQAAHPQALLAYDLNDKPIPVENGAPIRLKVPTQLGYKSAKYVQRIEVVAGLGGMLGNGGYWEDQGYEWFAGI
- a CDS encoding helix-hairpin-helix domain-containing protein, which produces MERFKPYARWAAVIAGAVALAFAYFAPHRTDSVVVADDSPPPPQAIASAEVAATASPSPGEIAVYVCGAIRHVGVFRLSPGSRVVDAVAQAGGLAGDADPEAINLAEPLVDGMKIDVPKKGARPSTYSFGGGGATYDLASTGASATGSSSHRSTHHRSSGRSGAAKLQPGETVDVNTAGESELERLPGVGPSLARRIIEYREANGLFGTPDDLQNVSGIGPSKYAKMEAFVRV